One region of Mycolicibacterium insubricum genomic DNA includes:
- a CDS encoding FxsA family protein: MIRRTFAVYVLAELAAVVALVYFLGIGTALLILIGVLLAGLLLAGSQLRRQLAQLRSGVRDAGGAVTDGALVAIGTVLVAIPGLVSSAIGMALLVPPVRRVLRPVVTTVAAGRLAGRVRFADLGAVGFTTGGYGRGDYIDGEVIEGEIIDLGDTPGGPAPRAIVP, from the coding sequence ATGATCCGCCGGACTTTTGCCGTCTACGTGCTTGCCGAGCTGGCCGCCGTCGTCGCCCTGGTCTACTTCCTCGGCATCGGGACCGCACTGTTGATCCTGATCGGTGTGCTGCTGGCGGGATTGCTGCTGGCCGGATCCCAGCTGCGCCGCCAGCTCGCGCAGCTGCGTTCCGGGGTCCGCGATGCCGGCGGAGCCGTCACCGACGGGGCCCTGGTGGCCATCGGCACGGTGCTGGTCGCCATTCCCGGGCTGGTCAGCAGCGCGATCGGGATGGCCCTGCTGGTCCCGCCGGTGCGCCGGGTGCTGCGCCCGGTGGTGACGACGGTGGCCGCAGGCCGCCTGGCGGGCCGGGTGCGCTTTGCCGACCTGGGCGCGGTGGGCTTCACCACCGGTGGTTACGGCCGCGGCGACTACATCGACGGCGAGGTCATCGAGGGCGAGATCATCGACCTCGGCGATACGCCGGGCGGCCCGGCGCCGCGCGCCATCGTCCCCTGA
- a CDS encoding PPOX class F420-dependent oxidoreductase produces MALTFADVAGAKYILLTTFTKDGRPKPTAVWAVPDGDGLIVLTEADSWKVKRIRNTPRVTIARCDVRGNPRSDAVEAVASISKERLDDAYEAIGRHYGLIGKVFNFFSKLRGGERRNVALLIKAA; encoded by the coding sequence ATGGCACTCACCTTCGCCGATGTCGCCGGCGCCAAGTACATCCTGCTGACCACCTTCACCAAGGACGGCCGGCCCAAACCCACCGCAGTGTGGGCGGTGCCCGACGGCGACGGACTGATCGTGCTCACCGAGGCGGACTCCTGGAAGGTCAAGCGGATCCGCAACACCCCGCGGGTGACCATCGCCCGCTGCGACGTCCGGGGCAACCCCCGCAGCGATGCGGTGGAGGCGGTGGCCTCGATCAGCAAGGAGCGTCTGGACGACGCTTACGAGGCCATCGGCCGCCACTACGGGTTGATCGGCAAGGTCTTCAACTTCTTCTCCAAGCTGCGCGGCGGGGAACGCCGGAACGTTGCGTTGCTCATCAAGGCGGCCTGA
- a CDS encoding cobaltochelatase subunit CobN translates to MSNPAGDDARPTVLLLSTSDTDLITARASGANYRWANPARLLVEDLPELLAGVDLVVIRILGGHRAWQDGIDAVLATGLPTVVVSGEQSPDAELMAHSTVPAGIAVQAHVYLAQGGVGNLANLYNFLTDTVLMTGHGFAEPAALPSWGELARTPADTDGSGVTVAVLYYRAQQLAGNTGYVEALCRAIEAAGARALPLYCASLRTAEPELLEVLGRADAMVVTVLAAGGARPATASAGGDDDSWNVEHLAALDIPILQGLCLTTDRAAWTGNDDGMSPLDVASQVAVPEFDGRIITVPFSFKEIDDDGLISYVADPERCARVAGLAVRHARLRRIPAAEKQIALVFSAYPTKHARIGNAVGLDTPASAVRLLSAMRDSGYDIGSPENPGDLATIVEAGDGDALMHTLIARGGQDQAWLTEEQLAANPIRVSAAAYRQWFATLPAEFADEIVGHWGPPPGEMFVDRSRDPDGEIVIAAIRSGNVVVMVQPPRGFGENPVAIYHDPDLPPSHHYLAAYRWLDGEFGERCSSASTRLADDRPGEFGERCSSASTRLADDRPGEFGGDFKADAVVHLGKHGNLEWLPGKNLGMSASCGSDAALGSLPLVYPFLVNDPGEGSQAKRRAHAVLIDHLIPPMARAETYGDIARLEQLLDEHANVSALDPAKLPAIRQQIWTLMRAAKMDHDLGLEDRPDEDVFDDMLLHVDGWLCEIKDVQIRDGLHILAETPTGEAELDLVLAILRARQLFGGTQSVPGLREALGLAEDGSADRGSVDDAESRARALIGALQARGWDPDAVPELTGSPEVATVLRFAATEVVPRLAGTGAEIDRVLHALNGGFIPAGPSGSPLRGLVNVLPTGRNFYSVDPKAVPSKLAWETGVAMADSLLERYHTDHGDWPRSVGLSVWGTSAMRTAGDDIAEVLALLGIRPVWDDASRRVVDLEPIPLAELRRPRIDVTVRISGFFRDAFPHVVAMLDDAVGLAAGLDEDPQDNYVRAHTQVDLAEHGDLRRATTRVFGSKPGSYGAGLLQLIDSRNWRDDADLAQVYTAWGGFAYGRDLDGRPATDDMNRAYRRIAVAAKNTDTREHDIADSDDYFQYHGGMVATVRALTGKAPAAYIGDNTRPDAVRTRTLHEETTRVFRARVVNPRWMEAMRRHGYKGAFEMAATVDYLFGYDATAHVMADWMYERLTASYVLDEQNRKFMAEANPWALHGMAERLLEAVERGMWEEPAKDTLDGLRRVLLETEGELEG, encoded by the coding sequence GTGAGCAACCCCGCCGGAGACGACGCCCGACCGACCGTGCTGTTGCTGTCCACCTCGGACACCGACCTCATCACCGCCCGCGCCAGCGGAGCGAACTACCGGTGGGCCAATCCGGCCCGGCTGCTGGTCGAGGACCTGCCTGAGCTGTTGGCCGGCGTGGACCTGGTGGTCATCCGCATCCTGGGTGGGCACCGCGCCTGGCAGGACGGCATCGACGCGGTCCTGGCTACCGGGCTGCCGACCGTCGTGGTCAGCGGGGAGCAGAGCCCCGATGCCGAGCTGATGGCCCATTCCACGGTGCCGGCCGGTATCGCCGTCCAGGCGCACGTGTACCTGGCCCAGGGTGGTGTGGGCAACCTGGCCAACCTCTACAACTTCCTGACCGACACCGTCCTGATGACCGGGCACGGCTTCGCCGAGCCCGCCGCCCTGCCGTCCTGGGGTGAGCTGGCACGCACCCCCGCCGACACGGACGGTTCCGGCGTGACGGTGGCGGTGCTGTACTACCGGGCCCAGCAACTGGCCGGCAACACCGGCTACGTCGAAGCGCTGTGTCGCGCCATCGAAGCCGCTGGCGCCCGGGCGCTGCCGCTGTACTGCGCGTCGCTACGCACCGCCGAGCCGGAGCTGCTGGAGGTTCTCGGGCGGGCCGACGCCATGGTGGTCACTGTGCTGGCCGCCGGCGGCGCCCGGCCCGCGACCGCCTCCGCCGGTGGCGACGACGATAGCTGGAACGTCGAACACCTTGCCGCCCTGGATATCCCGATCCTGCAGGGCCTGTGCCTGACCACCGACAGGGCGGCGTGGACCGGCAACGACGACGGGATGTCGCCGCTGGATGTCGCCAGCCAGGTCGCGGTGCCGGAATTCGACGGGCGCATCATCACCGTGCCGTTCTCGTTCAAGGAGATCGACGACGACGGGCTGATCAGCTATGTCGCCGACCCGGAACGCTGCGCCCGAGTCGCCGGGCTGGCCGTTCGGCACGCCCGGCTGCGCCGCATCCCGGCCGCGGAAAAGCAGATCGCCCTGGTGTTTTCGGCGTATCCGACCAAGCACGCCCGGATCGGCAACGCCGTGGGTCTTGACACCCCGGCCAGTGCCGTCCGGCTACTGTCGGCGATGCGCGACTCGGGTTATGACATCGGGTCGCCGGAGAATCCGGGGGACTTGGCGACAATCGTCGAGGCCGGTGACGGTGACGCGCTGATGCACACGCTGATCGCCCGGGGCGGTCAGGACCAGGCGTGGCTCACCGAGGAACAGTTGGCGGCCAATCCTATCCGGGTGTCCGCGGCGGCCTACCGGCAGTGGTTCGCCACCCTGCCCGCCGAATTCGCCGACGAGATCGTCGGGCACTGGGGTCCGCCGCCGGGGGAGATGTTCGTCGACCGCAGCCGCGACCCGGATGGTGAAATCGTCATCGCCGCAATCCGTTCCGGCAACGTGGTGGTGATGGTGCAGCCGCCGCGCGGATTCGGCGAGAACCCGGTGGCGATCTACCACGACCCCGACCTGCCGCCGAGCCACCACTACCTGGCGGCCTATCGGTGGCTGGACGGCGAGTTCGGCGAGCGGTGTAGTTCCGCGAGCACGAGGCTCGCCGACGATCGACCCGGCGAGTTCGGCGAGCGGTGTAGTTCCGCGAGCACGAGGCTCGCCGACGATCGACCCGGCGAGTTCGGCGGGGATTTCAAAGCCGATGCCGTCGTGCACTTGGGCAAGCACGGCAACCTCGAATGGCTGCCGGGCAAAAACCTGGGAATGTCGGCGAGCTGCGGATCCGACGCCGCCCTCGGCAGTCTGCCGCTGGTCTACCCCTTCCTGGTCAACGACCCGGGGGAGGGCAGCCAGGCTAAACGCCGGGCGCACGCGGTGCTCATCGACCATCTCATCCCGCCGATGGCGCGGGCCGAGACCTACGGCGACATCGCGCGTCTGGAGCAGCTGCTCGACGAGCACGCCAACGTGTCCGCACTGGACCCGGCCAAACTCCCCGCGATCCGCCAGCAGATCTGGACGCTGATGCGGGCGGCCAAGATGGATCATGACCTTGGCCTGGAGGACCGGCCCGACGAGGACGTGTTCGACGACATGCTGCTGCACGTCGACGGCTGGCTGTGCGAGATCAAGGACGTCCAGATCCGCGACGGTCTGCACATCCTGGCCGAAACACCCACCGGCGAAGCCGAACTCGATCTGGTGCTGGCCATCCTGCGGGCCCGCCAGCTCTTCGGGGGCACCCAGTCCGTGCCGGGGCTGCGCGAGGCGCTCGGCCTGGCCGAGGACGGCAGCGCCGACCGGGGCAGCGTCGACGACGCCGAATCCCGGGCCCGCGCGCTCATCGGCGCCCTGCAGGCCCGCGGCTGGGACCCCGACGCGGTGCCCGAGCTCACCGGTTCCCCCGAGGTCGCGACCGTGCTGCGCTTCGCCGCCACCGAGGTGGTCCCGCGGCTGGCCGGCACCGGGGCCGAGATCGACCGGGTGCTGCACGCCCTGAACGGTGGCTTCATCCCGGCCGGCCCGTCCGGCTCCCCGTTGCGCGGTCTGGTCAACGTGCTGCCCACCGGCCGCAACTTCTATTCGGTGGACCCCAAGGCGGTGCCGTCGAAGCTGGCCTGGGAGACCGGGGTGGCGATGGCGGACTCGCTGCTGGAGCGCTACCACACCGACCACGGTGATTGGCCCCGGTCGGTGGGCCTGTCGGTGTGGGGCACCTCAGCCATGCGCACCGCTGGTGACGACATCGCCGAAGTCCTTGCGCTGCTGGGTATCCGCCCGGTGTGGGATGACGCGTCGCGCCGGGTGGTGGATCTGGAGCCGATCCCGCTGGCAGAGCTGCGCCGCCCCCGCATCGATGTCACCGTTCGCATCTCCGGGTTCTTCCGGGACGCCTTCCCGCACGTGGTCGCCATGCTGGATGATGCCGTCGGGCTCGCCGCGGGTCTCGACGAGGACCCGCAAGACAACTACGTGCGTGCGCACACCCAGGTGGACTTGGCCGAACACGGCGACCTTCGCCGCGCCACCACCCGGGTGTTCGGATCCAAACCGGGTTCCTACGGCGCAGGTCTGCTGCAGCTCATCGACTCGCGCAACTGGCGCGACGACGCCGACCTGGCCCAGGTGTACACCGCCTGGGGCGGATTCGCCTACGGACGCGACCTCGACGGCCGCCCAGCCACCGATGACATGAACCGGGCCTACCGGCGAATTGCGGTGGCCGCCAAGAACACCGACACCCGCGAACACGACATCGCCGACTCCGACGACTATTTCCAGTACCACGGCGGAATGGTTGCCACCGTCCGCGCGCTGACCGGCAAGGCCCCGGCCGCCTACATCGGTGACAACACCCGGCCCGATGCGGTGCGCACCCGGACTCTGCACGAGGAGACCACCCGGGTGTTCCGGGCCCGGGTGGTCAACCCGCGGTGGATGGAGGCCATGCGCCGGCACGGCTACAAGGGCGCCTTCGAGATGGCCGCCACGGTGGACTACCTCTTCGGCTATGACGCCACCGCGCACGTGATGGCGGACTGGATGTACGAGCGGCTGACCGCCAGCTACGTGCTGGACGAACAGAACCGCAAGTTCATGGCCGAGGCCAACCCGTGGGCGCTGCACGGTATGGCCGAGCGGCTGCTGGAGGCCGTCGAACGCGGCATGTGGGAGGAACCGGCCAAGGACACCCTCGACGGTCTGCGCCGGGTGCTGCTGGAAACCGAGGGTGAGCTGGAGGGCTGA
- a CDS encoding LLM class flavin-dependent oxidoreductase, producing the protein MKVGIGINLVNTRFGPGFVAQAGLRTAQATGCDSLWVSDHLNSLLPRAIMTPAHTGVARIAPDVDACPEPWTVLGALAAGSRFRRIRLATGVTDASRRHPAVTAQAAATLHLMTRGRAILGIGTGEMEGNAPYGVDWSRPVARFIEALATIRALWDSGGELVTRDSEWFPLRDASFTLPPYQGGWPQIWVAAHGPRMLRATGRYADAWLPGFLFTPHLYADGLEQVRAAADDAGRDPAGIVAANWFFVVTGRSRGEVDDVLNSTVARAFALTASAADWARHGTRHPMGDDFAGANEILPQLLDEATVLEYTRVVPESLLRETILAGTSDEILDQLAEWRHHGLGYGVFTDISMAGPSLRRGLAAGLPFARILRGARRL; encoded by the coding sequence ATGAAGGTCGGGATCGGCATCAATCTGGTCAACACCCGCTTCGGCCCGGGATTCGTCGCGCAGGCCGGTCTGCGGACGGCCCAGGCCACCGGATGTGACTCCCTGTGGGTCTCTGATCACCTGAATTCGCTGCTGCCGCGGGCGATCATGACACCCGCCCACACCGGAGTCGCACGCATCGCGCCGGACGTCGACGCCTGCCCGGAACCGTGGACGGTGCTGGGGGCGCTGGCGGCCGGAAGCAGGTTCCGCCGCATCCGGCTGGCCACCGGTGTCACCGACGCGAGCCGGCGCCATCCCGCGGTGACCGCGCAGGCCGCCGCCACGCTGCACCTGATGACCCGGGGTCGCGCCATTCTGGGCATCGGCACCGGGGAGATGGAGGGCAACGCGCCCTACGGGGTGGACTGGTCGCGACCGGTGGCCCGGTTCATCGAGGCGCTGGCGACCATTCGGGCGCTGTGGGATTCCGGTGGCGAGCTGGTGACCCGGGATTCGGAGTGGTTCCCGCTGCGCGACGCCTCCTTCACCCTGCCGCCGTACCAGGGCGGATGGCCCCAGATTTGGGTTGCCGCACACGGGCCGCGGATGTTGCGTGCCACCGGCCGCTACGCCGACGCCTGGCTTCCGGGGTTCCTGTTCACCCCGCACCTCTACGCTGACGGGCTGGAGCAGGTGCGGGCGGCCGCGGACGACGCCGGTCGGGACCCGGCCGGCATCGTCGCCGCGAACTGGTTCTTCGTGGTGACGGGACGCTCGCGCGGTGAGGTGGACGACGTCTTGAACAGCACGGTAGCCAGGGCGTTCGCGCTCACCGCGTCCGCCGCGGACTGGGCGCGGCACGGGACCCGGCATCCGATGGGCGACGACTTCGCCGGGGCCAACGAGATTCTGCCCCAGCTGCTGGACGAGGCCACGGTGCTGGAATACACCCGCGTGGTCCCGGAATCGCTGCTGCGGGAGACGATCCTGGCCGGCACTTCCGACGAGATCCTGGACCAGCTCGCCGAGTGGCGCCATCACGGACTGGGCTATGGCGTGTTCACCGACATCAGCATGGCCGGCCCGAGCTTGCGCCGCGGTCTGGCGGCGGGGCTGCCGTTCGCCAGGATCCTGCGAGGCGCCCGGCGCCTGTAA
- the cobG gene encoding precorrin-3B synthase encodes MARTRSDDACPGTRQLHTAADGALARVRLPGGLLTHEQLHALALTSAEFGSGTLELTARASLQIRGIAVENETEVVAAVGAAGLLPSATHERVRNIVASPLSGRSGGLRDVHPLVAELDAAICADPVLAGLPGRFLFALDDGRGDVAGLGADVALRMCDDGNAALLLAGADTGVRLAADAGLPALVEVARRFVAVRGTAWRIAELDDPGLLLDGFAVTAPAGERAAVSARGPVGWITQDVPADQVSLAAAVPLGVLPARTAEFLAAIESPLVVTPWRSILVCDLDEGVADTALRVLAPMGLVFDDGSRWVSVSACTGLPGCAKSRADVRADAAAAVAGGPIHLDAAEDITLEGLAGGGHLHFAGCERACGNPHVGDLLVAENGGYQRVQTP; translated from the coding sequence GTGGCGCGCACCCGCTCCGACGACGCCTGCCCGGGCACGCGGCAGTTGCACACCGCGGCCGACGGGGCGCTGGCCCGGGTCCGGCTGCCCGGTGGCCTGCTCACCCACGAGCAGTTGCACGCACTGGCCCTGACATCCGCCGAGTTCGGCTCCGGCACATTGGAACTGACCGCGCGAGCGAGTCTGCAGATCCGCGGCATCGCCGTCGAAAACGAGACCGAGGTGGTCGCCGCCGTGGGGGCCGCCGGACTGCTGCCCTCGGCGACGCACGAGCGGGTGCGCAATATCGTCGCCTCACCGCTGTCCGGGCGATCGGGCGGCTTGCGCGACGTCCACCCGTTGGTCGCCGAGTTGGACGCAGCGATCTGTGCGGATCCGGTGCTGGCCGGTCTGCCCGGTCGGTTTCTGTTCGCCCTGGACGACGGGCGCGGCGACGTGGCCGGCCTCGGCGCCGATGTCGCACTGCGGATGTGCGACGACGGCAACGCCGCCCTGCTACTCGCCGGTGCCGACACCGGGGTGCGACTGGCCGCCGATGCGGGGCTGCCGGCGCTGGTCGAGGTCGCCCGACGGTTCGTCGCGGTCCGCGGAACGGCTTGGCGGATCGCCGAACTCGACGATCCGGGTCTGCTACTGGACGGGTTCGCGGTGACCGCGCCAGCCGGTGAACGGGCTGCGGTGAGCGCCCGCGGGCCGGTCGGCTGGATCACCCAGGATGTCCCCGCGGACCAGGTGAGCCTGGCCGCCGCGGTGCCGCTGGGCGTGCTGCCGGCGCGGACCGCGGAGTTCCTGGCGGCGATCGAATCCCCCCTGGTGGTGACGCCGTGGCGATCGATACTGGTTTGCGACCTCGACGAGGGGGTGGCCGACACCGCGTTGCGGGTGCTGGCGCCCATGGGGCTGGTGTTCGACGACGGGTCGCGCTGGGTTTCGGTCAGTGCCTGTACCGGATTGCCCGGGTGCGCGAAGTCCCGGGCGGACGTGCGCGCCGATGCCGCCGCCGCGGTGGCCGGTGGGCCGATTCATCTGGATGCGGCCGAGGACATCACGCTGGAGGGGCTGGCCGGGGGTGGTCACCTTCACTTCGCCGGCTGCGAGCGGGCGTGCGGGAATCCGCACGTCGGCGACCTACTGGTCGCCGAGAACGGCGGCTATCAGCGAGTTCAGACGCCGTAG
- a CDS encoding glutamate synthase subunit beta, with protein sequence MGDPSGFLKHTHRELPVRRPVDLRLKDWKEVYQEFDHDTLAVQASRCMDCGIPFCHNGCPLGNLIPEWNDLVFRSRWRDGIERLHATNNFPEFTGRLCPAPCEASCVLGINQDPVTIKQVEVELVDNAWAEGWIVPLPPDVHTGKKVAVVGSGPAGLAAAQQLTRAGHTVTVFERADRIGGLLRYGIPEFKMEKRHIDRRLEQMAAEGTEFRTGVNVGVDLTVEQLREDFDAVVLAGGATAWRDLPIPGRELDGIHQAMEFLPWANRVQLGDDVLGPDGEPPITAKGKKVVIIGGGDTGADCLGTSHRQGAASVHQFEIMPRPPETRAASTPWPTYPLMFRVSSAHEEGGERVFSVNTEEFVGADGHVTALKVHEVEMKGGRFEKVEGSDFELPADIVFLAMGFVGPEREGLLSELGVELTDRGNVYRDDAFQTSEPGVFVAGDMGRGQSLIVWAIAEGRAAAAAVDRFLMGETALPAPIKPTAAPQR encoded by the coding sequence GTGGGTGATCCAAGTGGCTTCCTCAAGCACACCCACCGCGAACTGCCGGTCCGCCGGCCCGTCGACCTGCGTCTGAAAGACTGGAAAGAGGTCTATCAGGAGTTCGACCACGACACTCTGGCGGTGCAGGCGTCGCGCTGTATGGACTGCGGTATCCCGTTCTGCCACAATGGCTGTCCGCTGGGGAATCTGATCCCGGAGTGGAACGACCTGGTGTTCCGGAGTCGCTGGCGCGACGGCATCGAACGCCTGCACGCCACCAACAACTTCCCGGAGTTCACCGGGCGGCTGTGCCCCGCGCCGTGTGAGGCGTCGTGCGTGCTCGGCATCAACCAGGATCCGGTCACCATCAAGCAGGTTGAGGTCGAGCTCGTCGACAACGCCTGGGCCGAGGGCTGGATCGTGCCGCTGCCCCCTGACGTGCACACCGGGAAGAAGGTCGCCGTCGTCGGCTCCGGACCGGCCGGGCTGGCCGCGGCCCAGCAGCTGACCCGGGCGGGACACACGGTGACGGTGTTCGAGCGCGCCGACCGCATCGGTGGCCTGCTGCGCTACGGCATCCCGGAATTCAAGATGGAAAAGCGCCACATCGACAGGCGGCTGGAGCAGATGGCCGCCGAGGGCACCGAGTTCCGCACCGGGGTCAACGTGGGCGTGGACCTCACCGTCGAGCAGTTGCGCGAGGACTTCGACGCCGTCGTGCTGGCCGGTGGTGCCACCGCGTGGCGGGACCTGCCGATTCCGGGCCGCGAGCTCGACGGCATTCACCAGGCCATGGAGTTCCTGCCCTGGGCCAACCGGGTTCAGCTCGGCGACGACGTGCTGGGCCCCGATGGCGAGCCGCCGATCACCGCCAAGGGTAAGAAGGTGGTCATCATCGGCGGCGGCGACACCGGCGCGGACTGTCTGGGTACCAGCCACCGCCAGGGTGCGGCCAGCGTGCACCAGTTCGAGATCATGCCCCGGCCGCCGGAGACCCGGGCCGCGTCCACCCCGTGGCCGACCTACCCGCTGATGTTCCGGGTGTCCTCGGCGCACGAGGAGGGCGGCGAGCGGGTGTTCTCGGTCAACACCGAGGAGTTCGTCGGCGCCGACGGCCACGTCACCGCGCTCAAGGTGCACGAGGTCGAGATGAAGGGCGGCCGGTTCGAGAAGGTCGAGGGCTCGGACTTCGAACTGCCCGCCGACATCGTGTTCCTGGCGATGGGCTTCGTCGGCCCGGAGCGCGAGGGGCTGTTGAGCGAGCTGGGCGTCGAGCTCACCGACCGCGGGAACGTGTACCGGGACGACGCCTTTCAGACGTCGGAGCCCGGGGTGTTCGTGGCCGGCGACATGGGCCGCGGGCAGTCGCTTATCGTCTGGGCGATCGCCGAGGGCCGCGCCGCCGCGGCGGCGGTCGACCGGTTCCTGATGGGGGAGACGGCGCTTCCGGCGCCGATCAAGCCGACGGCGGCGCCGCAGCGCTGA